Proteins encoded together in one Stutzerimonas stutzeri window:
- a CDS encoding multicopper oxidase family protein has protein sequence MRFTRRQVLAGLAGLGVVGLAGSGVRYWLGRPIDVTTHDYELIAAPLDVELVPGHVTPAWAYGGQAPGLELRGRQGDWLRVRFINQLPEPTTIHWHGIRLPLEMDGVPYVSQLPVLPGEFFDYRFQLHDAGSFWYHPHTTSAAQLGRGLVGPLIVEEREPSGFRHERTLNLKSWHIDKQGAFTEFSVPREAARGGTPGVLSTVNGRHAPLLDLPAGQVVRLRVLNLDNTLTYRLNLPGGDARVYALDGHPVAPRPLGKEYWLGPGMRIDLALKVPQAGTELSLRNGPLRLATLRAVAHDETAGDWPPALPANPVAVPDLQRAETLRFNFEWAGHLSADVEQGAAYTFWQINGQAWDINDKSCAERPIATLKKDGHYIFELRNLSQYQHPIHLHGMTFQVISSNRRKIDPWFTDTYLLGKNETARIALVADNPGTWMFHCHVIDHMETGLMAAIEVV, from the coding sequence ATGCGTTTTACCCGTAGACAAGTGCTCGCTGGCCTGGCCGGCCTCGGTGTTGTCGGTCTGGCCGGCAGTGGCGTGCGCTACTGGCTCGGTCGCCCGATCGATGTCACCACCCATGATTACGAATTGATCGCCGCGCCGCTGGATGTCGAGCTGGTGCCCGGTCACGTTACGCCGGCGTGGGCCTATGGCGGGCAGGCGCCCGGCCTGGAGCTGCGCGGCCGCCAGGGCGACTGGTTGCGTGTGCGCTTCATCAATCAGCTGCCGGAGCCCACCACCATTCACTGGCACGGCATCCGTCTGCCACTGGAAATGGACGGCGTGCCCTATGTGTCGCAGCTGCCGGTCCTGCCCGGCGAATTCTTCGACTATCGCTTCCAGCTGCACGACGCCGGCAGCTTCTGGTATCACCCGCACACCACCAGCGCCGCGCAGTTGGGACGCGGGCTGGTCGGCCCGCTGATCGTCGAGGAGCGTGAGCCGAGCGGCTTCCGTCACGAGCGCACGCTCAATCTGAAGAGCTGGCACATCGACAAGCAGGGCGCCTTCACCGAGTTCAGCGTGCCCCGCGAGGCGGCCCGCGGAGGCACACCCGGGGTGCTGTCGACGGTCAATGGCAGACATGCCCCGTTGCTGGATCTGCCGGCCGGGCAGGTCGTACGGCTGCGCGTGCTCAATCTCGACAATACGCTGACCTATCGACTGAACCTGCCGGGCGGCGACGCGCGCGTCTATGCCCTCGACGGCCATCCGGTCGCGCCGCGTCCGCTGGGCAAGGAATACTGGCTCGGCCCGGGCATGCGCATCGACCTCGCGCTCAAGGTGCCACAGGCGGGCACCGAGCTGTCCTTGCGCAACGGCCCGTTGCGGCTGGCGACGCTGCGCGCGGTGGCCCATGACGAAACTGCTGGCGACTGGCCGCCGGCGCTGCCGGCCAACCCGGTCGCGGTGCCGGACCTGCAGCGGGCGGAGACGCTGCGCTTCAATTTTGAGTGGGCTGGCCATCTGTCGGCAGATGTCGAGCAGGGGGCGGCCTACACGTTCTGGCAGATCAACGGCCAGGCGTGGGACATCAACGACAAGAGCTGCGCCGAACGGCCGATCGCGACGCTGAAGAAGGATGGCCATTACATCTTCGAGCTGCGCAATCTCAGTCAGTATCAACATCCGATCCACCTGCACGGCATGACCTTCCAGGTGATCTCGTCCAACCGGCGCAAGATCGACCCCTGGTTCACCGACACCTACCTGCTGGGCAAGAACGAGACGGCACGCATCGCGCTGGTCGCCGATAATCCGGGCACCTGGATGTTCCACTGCCATGTCATCGACCATATGGAAACCGGACTGATGGCGGCAATCGAGGTGGTATGA
- a CDS encoding transporter substrate-binding domain-containing protein, translated as MPSFPKLQLALVVATSLGFAAHSVAAEGMPPVPSSISKQDKLRAGVRCDQPPYGYQDNNGNFAGVEVEMSRQIAEWALGSKDKVTFTCVTAENRVPQLLGHKVDLLIATLGVTPERQRVIAFTQPYRWGASDVLVRKDSGIEKIDDLKGKTLATLKGSVQAKWFEERMPEVKTLRLNSAADALQSFRQGRADAYTHDAATLVVVTGNDDSLRLVQEPFQISDAAIGLRKGEDEWQTYLSTAVERMHEERLFRPWIEQYVPETIRGYYLSVFEQPKPEESH; from the coding sequence ATGCCATCGTTCCCCAAGCTTCAGCTCGCCCTTGTCGTCGCCACTTCGCTCGGATTCGCCGCCCACTCGGTGGCCGCTGAGGGCATGCCGCCCGTGCCGTCATCCATCAGCAAACAGGACAAGTTGCGCGCAGGCGTGCGCTGCGACCAACCACCTTATGGCTACCAGGACAACAACGGCAACTTCGCCGGAGTCGAGGTGGAAATGTCCCGGCAGATCGCCGAATGGGCTCTCGGCTCCAAGGACAAGGTAACCTTTACCTGCGTTACCGCGGAAAACCGCGTGCCTCAGCTGCTTGGCCACAAGGTCGACCTGTTGATCGCCACTCTGGGCGTTACCCCGGAGCGCCAGCGCGTGATCGCCTTCACCCAGCCCTATCGCTGGGGTGCTAGTGACGTATTGGTCCGCAAGGACAGCGGCATCGAAAAGATCGACGACCTCAAGGGCAAGACCCTGGCAACACTCAAGGGCTCGGTGCAGGCCAAGTGGTTCGAAGAGCGTATGCCAGAAGTAAAGACCCTGCGCCTGAACAGTGCCGCCGATGCGCTGCAGAGCTTCCGACAGGGCCGCGCCGACGCTTACACCCACGACGCCGCGACCCTGGTAGTGGTGACCGGCAATGACGATTCGCTGCGCTTGGTCCAGGAGCCGTTCCAGATCTCCGACGCCGCCATCGGCCTGCGCAAGGGCGAGGACGAATGGCAAACCTACCTTTCCACCGCCGTCGAGCGCATGCACGAGGAGCGGCTCTTCCGCCCGTGGATCGAGCAATACGTCCCGGAAACCATCCGCGGCTACTACCTGAGCGTGTTCGAGCAGCCCAAGCCCGAAGAATCCCACTGA
- a CDS encoding amino acid ABC transporter permease, whose product MSFDFDYLLTQWPALLDGLWMTLQVSALSIVLSLLIGVLGAGVRLFKLPVLSQLVVLYVELIRNTPILVQLFFIFYGLPAVGMKLSLYWSGVLCLSLWAGAYQIENLRGGLATIDKGLREAGMALNLQSRQFFRLIAVPIAFRISLPAMLNTAISLLKNSAYLQTIGLAELTFVAVDRIATDFRAIEMFAAICVIYLALVAVLALLAGRLEARLQRPFQQ is encoded by the coding sequence ATGAGCTTCGATTTCGACTACCTGCTCACGCAGTGGCCTGCCCTGCTCGACGGGTTATGGATGACCCTCCAGGTTTCGGCACTGAGCATCGTCCTGTCGCTGCTGATCGGCGTGCTGGGTGCTGGCGTCAGGCTGTTCAAGCTGCCAGTGCTGTCACAACTGGTGGTGCTCTATGTCGAGCTGATCCGCAACACGCCGATTCTGGTACAGCTGTTCTTCATCTTCTACGGCCTGCCTGCCGTGGGCATGAAGCTGTCGCTGTACTGGTCGGGCGTGCTCTGCCTGTCACTCTGGGCGGGCGCCTACCAGATCGAGAATCTGCGCGGGGGCCTGGCCACAATCGACAAGGGACTGCGGGAGGCCGGGATGGCGCTCAACCTGCAGTCGCGGCAGTTCTTCCGCCTGATCGCGGTGCCCATCGCGTTTCGCATCAGCCTGCCGGCCATGCTCAACACGGCCATCTCGCTACTGAAGAACTCGGCATACCTGCAGACCATCGGACTGGCCGAGCTGACCTTCGTCGCGGTGGACCGTATCGCCACGGATTTCCGCGCCATCGAGATGTTCGCAGCCATCTGCGTGATCTACCTCGCTCTGGTGGCGGTCCTGGCGCTGCTCGCGGGACGCCTCGAAGCACGCCTGCAACGCCCCTTCCAACAATGA
- a CDS encoding LysR substrate-binding domain-containing protein — protein sequence MNFKQVEAFRAVMLSGSMTAAAEALHTSQPNISRLIAQLERLNGFSLFERIGSRLVPTDEGTAFFNEVDRAFIGLRNLEHSARHIRQLGTGRIRIGAVPSLSLSVLPRAIQRFREGHEQVAISLHTSDSTTVARWVASQFCDFGLVSFIGEETPGVRARLIGDLPAVCIFPKGHRLAALERVGIDDLAGEEFVSLAHDDGTRRRIDRLFLQHGDRRKLSLEAPYAAIICAMVGTGLGVSIVSPLVAQGYLHAGIEVRPFAADFSFTSYLLYADHRPQNNLGSRFATLLQAMFLEERMQGGAAETAG from the coding sequence GTGAACTTCAAGCAGGTGGAAGCCTTCCGGGCCGTGATGCTGTCCGGCTCCATGACCGCTGCGGCCGAAGCGCTGCATACGTCACAGCCCAATATCAGCCGGTTGATCGCGCAACTGGAGCGCCTCAACGGTTTTTCCCTGTTCGAGCGAATAGGCAGCCGGCTGGTCCCAACCGATGAGGGCACGGCATTCTTCAACGAAGTGGACAGAGCGTTCATCGGCCTGCGCAACCTTGAGCACTCGGCGCGGCACATTCGCCAGCTCGGCACCGGACGGATACGCATAGGCGCCGTGCCGTCGCTGTCCCTTTCCGTGCTGCCACGGGCCATCCAGCGCTTTCGCGAAGGTCATGAGCAGGTCGCAATCTCGCTGCATACCAGCGACTCGACGACGGTAGCGCGCTGGGTCGCTTCGCAGTTCTGCGATTTCGGCCTAGTGTCGTTCATCGGTGAGGAAACCCCTGGGGTGCGGGCACGTCTGATCGGCGACTTGCCTGCGGTGTGCATCTTCCCCAAAGGGCATCGCCTAGCGGCGTTGGAGCGCGTCGGGATCGATGATCTCGCCGGGGAGGAGTTCGTCTCGCTGGCGCACGACGACGGCACTCGGCGCCGCATCGATCGGCTGTTTCTGCAGCATGGGGATCGTCGCAAGCTAAGCCTCGAGGCGCCCTATGCTGCGATCATCTGCGCCATGGTCGGTACTGGGCTCGGGGTGAGTATCGTCAGCCCCCTGGTGGCGCAGGGCTACCTACATGCGGGCATCGAGGTGCGTCCGTTCGCTGCCGATTTCAGTTTCACCAGCTATCTGCTGTACGCCGATCATCGACCGCAGAACAATCTGGGTTCGCGCTTCGCGACTTTGCTACAAGCGATGTTCCTTGAAGAAAGAATGCAAGGCGGGGCTGCCGAGACGGCAGGGTGA
- the argH gene encoding argininosuccinate lyase encodes MLESKVSRRLKEPTAAEVCDLIYAPRLAGFADGFGYLGDVNKAHIVMLAECGLIDAPVAVALARGVLEMEQVGPQAVTLDPLREDAYFNYEAHLIEKVGTDVGGRLHIGRSRNDLLATLDRLRGRDVLMDLLDALYNVRQSALDAAAKYTDAIMPGYTHLQPAQPITFGFYLSGVAQALERDCLRLAATLDSMNRSPMGAAAFAGTPFAINRARTAELLGFDGFLENTLDAVGSRDFALESMAQMTLLAVFWSRVAQDFFVWSTHEFALIDFPDSVAGTSSIMPQKKNPVVLEYLKGRTGQILGSLVASAATIKGTNFTHTGDGNRESMRGFWESAQECQQCLTLLDLVLRTARPNLETGLRKAAEDFSTATGLADLMVSAADLSFREAHHVVGAVVRQAMDDGLPASRIDSAMVERAAQQQLGRSLGLNEQQVREALDPITNVRSRSLPGGPAASAQRVQIDAARQRLEQERASHAGRRQRQSEAQQALQAATERLAQS; translated from the coding sequence ATGCTCGAATCCAAAGTCAGCCGTCGACTCAAGGAACCCACCGCAGCGGAAGTCTGCGACCTCATCTACGCACCGCGCCTCGCAGGGTTCGCCGACGGCTTCGGCTATCTCGGTGACGTCAACAAGGCCCATATCGTCATGCTTGCCGAATGCGGCCTGATAGACGCGCCAGTGGCCGTCGCCCTGGCTCGCGGCGTGCTCGAAATGGAGCAGGTCGGCCCGCAAGCCGTGACGCTCGATCCGCTGCGCGAAGACGCCTATTTCAACTACGAGGCACACCTGATCGAGAAGGTCGGCACCGACGTCGGCGGGCGTCTGCACATCGGACGCAGCCGCAACGATTTGCTGGCGACCCTGGACCGCCTGCGCGGTCGCGACGTCCTCATGGACCTGCTCGACGCGCTTTACAACGTGCGCCAGAGCGCCCTGGACGCCGCGGCGAAATACACCGACGCGATCATGCCGGGCTACACCCACCTGCAACCAGCACAGCCGATCACCTTCGGTTTCTACCTATCCGGCGTTGCCCAGGCCCTAGAACGTGACTGCCTGCGCCTGGCCGCGACCCTCGACAGCATGAACCGTAGCCCCATGGGTGCCGCCGCCTTCGCCGGCACGCCGTTCGCCATCAACCGCGCGCGCACCGCCGAGCTGCTAGGTTTCGACGGCTTCCTGGAAAACACCCTGGACGCGGTCGGCTCGCGGGATTTCGCCTTGGAAAGCATGGCGCAGATGACGCTCCTGGCGGTGTTCTGGAGCCGCGTGGCGCAAGACTTCTTCGTCTGGTCGACCCACGAGTTCGCACTCATCGATTTCCCGGACAGCGTCGCCGGCACGTCCAGCATCATGCCGCAGAAGAAGAACCCGGTGGTCCTGGAGTACCTCAAGGGGCGTACCGGGCAGATACTCGGCTCACTGGTCGCCTCAGCCGCAACCATCAAAGGCACAAACTTCACCCATACCGGCGACGGCAATCGCGAGAGCATGCGCGGCTTCTGGGAGTCGGCACAGGAATGCCAGCAATGCCTGACCCTGCTGGATCTGGTCCTGCGGACCGCGCGGCCGAATCTGGAAACCGGGCTGCGCAAGGCGGCGGAAGACTTCTCCACCGCTACTGGCTTGGCCGACCTAATGGTCAGCGCGGCCGACCTCTCGTTCCGCGAGGCGCACCACGTCGTCGGCGCGGTGGTACGCCAGGCGATGGACGATGGGCTGCCGGCAAGTCGCATCGACAGCGCGATGGTCGAACGCGCTGCCCAGCAGCAGCTTGGCCGCTCCCTAGGTCTGAACGAACAGCAGGTTCGCGAGGCTCTGGACCCGATTACCAATGTCAGGTCGCGCAGCCTGCCCGGCGGTCCGGCGGCCAGTGCCCAACGCGTACAGATCGATGCCGCGCGCCAACGCCTGGAGCAGGAGCGAGCCAGTCACGCAGGTCGTCGCCAGCGCCAGAGCGAGGCGCAGCAGGCACTGCAAGCCGCCACCGAGAGGCTCGCACAATCATGA
- a CDS encoding amino acid ABC transporter permease, translating into MEFVIENWGFISKGLLMTLKLALVILMFTTLISVVLGTLATVKNRPLSWAIHGYVELFRSIPLIVNVFFIFFGAPLLGINLSPFAAVTLGLTLWGSANGIEIVRGGLLSVPRHQWKSAWALGLRPWHIYAYIVVPQSLKAILPAYTGLLTLLVQATSLGALVGVSEFLKVGQIIVERSTMMGGVNPAFTVYSVVLLVYFVICSALTWLSRYLERRLGRNASRLGQPQP; encoded by the coding sequence ATGGAATTCGTGATCGAGAACTGGGGGTTCATTTCCAAGGGCCTGCTCATGACCCTGAAGCTGGCACTGGTGATTCTGATGTTCACCACGCTGATTTCAGTCGTGCTCGGCACCTTGGCCACGGTGAAGAACCGCCCGCTAAGCTGGGCGATCCACGGTTACGTAGAGCTGTTCCGCTCGATACCGCTAATCGTCAACGTGTTCTTCATTTTCTTCGGCGCGCCGTTGTTGGGGATCAACCTTAGCCCCTTCGCCGCGGTGACCCTTGGCCTGACCTTGTGGGGCAGCGCCAACGGCATAGAAATCGTGCGTGGCGGTCTGCTCTCGGTGCCGCGGCACCAGTGGAAGAGCGCCTGGGCGCTCGGCCTGCGGCCCTGGCACATCTATGCGTACATCGTCGTGCCGCAGTCGCTCAAGGCGATCCTGCCGGCTTATACCGGCCTGCTGACCCTGCTGGTGCAGGCCACGTCACTGGGTGCGCTGGTCGGTGTCAGCGAGTTCCTCAAGGTCGGCCAGATCATCGTCGAGCGCAGCACCATGATGGGGGGCGTGAACCCCGCCTTCACGGTGTATAGCGTGGTCCTGCTCGTCTACTTCGTCATTTGCAGCGCGCTGACCTGGCTCAGCCGCTACCTCGAACGTCGCCTGGGCCGCAATGCGTCCCGACTCGGCCAACCTCAGCCCTGA